In Prunus dulcis chromosome 1, ALMONDv2, whole genome shotgun sequence, the following are encoded in one genomic region:
- the LOC117638457 gene encoding uncharacterized protein LOC117638457, translating to MAFLFHKFQEFVKTLAKNSMLSKNPRQLQFEADINRLFLYTSYNRLGRNADEADVDEIIDMASRAPVADQQKQVQENIHLQIKSFCMSMDELLLPDVKKINEGIESSEQSNPAPRRSGLSFAIGRNTPSVKHHDVPETRPLERADVSQRLKDLIGYTLDIKPSQIPHKEAGQGLFLNGECDVGAVVAVYPGVIYSPAYYRYIPGYPRVNAQNSYLITRYDGTVINAQPWGFGGETRDFWDGLTVPEIRPNMQGGEKGPDRFWKLLSKPLDQRQLGNRGNILEGRNPLALAHFANHPAKDMAPNVMICPYDFPLTENEMRVYIPNVVFGDAEEVKMKRFGSFWFKLGGSRNGGPDIPVLKTLALVATRALCDEEVLLNYRLSNSKRRPEWYTPVDEEEDRRRWS from the exons ATGGCTTTTCTTTTCCACAAGTTTCAGGAG tttgtgAAGACTCTTGCCAAAAATTCCATGCTTTCTAAGAATCCAAGGCAACTACAATTTGAGGCAGATATTAATCGTCTCTTCCTATATACCAG CTACAATCGCTTGGGAAGGAATGCTGATGAAGCAGATGTGGATGAGATCATTGACATGGCTAGTAGAGCCCCTGTTGCTGATCAACAGAAGCAAGTCCAAGAAAACATTCATCTCCAAATTAAAAGCTTCTGCATGTCTATGGATGAACTTCTTCTCCCTGATGTTAAGAAGATAAATGAGGGAATTGAATCATCTGAACAATCAAATCCTGCTCCTCGACGAAGTGGTCTCAGTTTTGCTATTGGCAGGAATACTCCATCAGTTAAACATCATG ATGTGCCCGAGACAAGGCCATTAGAGCGTGCTGATGTCTCTCAAAGATTAAAAGATCTCATTGGCTACACGCTTGATATCAAACCTTCTCAAATACCTCACAAGGAAGCAGGCCAAGGTTTATTTCTAAATGGCGAATGTGATGTTGGTGCTGTGGTGGCCGTGTACCCTGGTGTAATATATTCCCCTGCTTATTACCGCTACATTCCTGGGTACCCAAGAGTTAATGCACAAAACTCGTATCTGATCACAAGGTATGACGGGACTGTGATCAATGCACAACCTTGGGGTTTTGGGGGTGAAACCCGTGATTTTTGGGATGGTTTAACTGTACCAGAAATTAGGCCTAATATGCAGGGAGGTGAGAAAGGTCCAGACCGGTTCTGGAAACTCCTTAGTAAGCCTTTGGATCAAAGGCAACTGGGAAATAGGGGCAACATTCTAGAGGGGAGGAACCCATTAGCTTTGGCTCATTTTGCCAACCACCCTGCAAAGGATATGGCCCCAAATGTTATGATTTGCCCTTATGACTTCCCATTGACCGAAAATGAAATGAGAGTCTATATTCCAAACGTGGTATTTGGAGATGCAGAAGAAGTGAAGATGAAGAGATTTGGCAGCTTTTGGTTCAAACTTGGGGGTTCAAGAAATGGCGGACCAGATATTCCTGTCTTGAAGACTCTTGCTCTGGTGGCTACAAGGGCACTTTGTGATGAAGAAGTTCTTCTGAACTATAGGTTGAGCAACTCTAAGCGTCGGCCAGAGTGGTATACTCCTGTTGACGAAGAGGAGGATCGAAGGAGGTGGAGCTAA